In the genome of Pseudoalteromonas rubra, one region contains:
- a CDS encoding non-ribosomal peptide synthetase produces the protein MENIKQLLVELEQAGIRLFLQDGALKSKAKKGAITVDIAKQIKQHKSAIIDALAQYTEASVVSPVARREDLSSYPLSFAQQRLHTLDQIQGGSSEYHMPMVFRLTGQIDVALIERVFREIVTRHDVLRAVFRQSEQGVQQLLLDPQDFCVTQESVTTQDDAAGIEQFINDAAGQPFNLAQDFMLRVRFLALNADDAGVLFINMHHIATDGWSMDILIREFFALYHAYGYGQPNPLPELTIQYADYAQWQRDWLQGEVLQTQLNYWQQQLAQLPRVHALPLDFPRPDVKAYQGEVVSQPLSAELCHKLAALARRYELTPFMLIHGALALVLSRNSNHHDIVIGTPVANRRQVELESLIGFFVNTLILRVDTQDQPLTDYLAQLRQVHLDAQSHQDLPFEKLVEVLKVPRSTAHSPLFQIMLTTNSDYGVSEPHSDTTELAGLSITPMTGSGATTKFDLDINASMSDEGGVIEWTYDVTLFSRERIETLARHLDNTLMFLTELDTDGAANISAITMLTEPEIEQLSQFNNNAIDYPQGLCIHELFEAQAEQNPERRAVQHGATSLSYGELNARANQLAHYLRFEHHISPDCPVGVCLERGVDMVVAMLAILKAGGAYVPLDPAYPSERLAYLIEDASLSVVLTQQSLTNTVALPGAQAVMLDDLVAQGSAFSHYSTANIGRNESGVTAQHLAYLIYTSGSTGKPKGVMIEHRNTVAMLYWARAAFNDEALRRVLASTSLNFDLSVYEIFLPLSFGFEVVVVKNALTLADEQLDISLINTVPSAMKALLDVGALPDSLTTVNLAGEPLTAQQVNQIFAALPDAEVCNLYGPSEDTTYSTCARFIGQLTSVPDIGHVIANSQAYVLGSAMELLPVGCVGELYLGGAGVARGYLNRPDLTEERFIANPYYQAGEHDNSPRLYRTGDLVRYRQDGRLEFIGRSDDQVKIRGFRIELGEIEHRLNQLEDIALSQVLARTLADGQQQLVAYIQPCLTCETAQDETQQANWIADIKTRLGQQLPAHMVPGLFVVMPQWPLTPNGKIDKKALPAPDALQQSSAQYVAPETELACLLAGLWAELLGLEQEQISATANFFELGGHSLLIMQLLAKLQQHNLNSSAQQLFQAKDLAAMAAVIDEADDAFAIPDNRIPAHCEAITPEMLTLVTLEQPEIEVIAAAVPGGMRNIQDIYPLAPLQEGVLFVHTLNPEHDPYVTTASFEFASADKLAGFVAQLNWLVQRHDVLRTAVFWRGREQAMQVVLREATLPVTELALSGDDLKAQFARYVASGPHGFDLESAPLIQLVTSPQDEQGRTYAMLKFHHLITDHVSLEILMNELEADDVQTLPAPLPYREFIARSMAQSALLDTAEFFTELLGDIDTPTLPFELAQVAGDGNAVVEYTQSLSAAQSELIRTLSKRHQCSPAAVFHLAWAQVLSACCGRDEVVFGTVMSGRMNGMAGIERMMGMLINTLPIRVSLGHQAAHVALKQVNDALRALLPYEQVSLAEAQSYSGIDGNTPLFSAILNYRHSATHAAPEQAQEQADPGIALLSTRERTNYPFDLSVNDLGEGDSFSLDYQIEQSVPATRIAALMETALSALLTALDEHSEQAVATLAVLSKPELTMLDSWQSHDADYPRSACIHDVFELHAKATPDSIAVQLDNETLSYAQLNAKANQLARYLREAHQVSAGTLVGLCIGRSVDMLIASLAILKAGGAYVPLDPNYPQSRLAYMLEDTQLTVILTEQAQQQTLAFSPLSKVVLDDAHSAWSTLGDGDLPRAVGLTPQSLAYVIYTSGSTGTPKGVMTPHRAVNRLVHAPNFMTLNADTVFLQSANIAFDAATLEIWGPLLNGGRCVLYPDSLITLEGLNAVLSTQGITALWLTSGLFTEWSKVCGELDTDRLALQSVLAGGDVLNPQAVSAVQQALPEVTVINGYGPTENTTFTCCYPVPRDSDISAGVPIGQGVQGDKLLILTPQGRWVPQGVVGELCVGGDGLALGYLNQPALSKERFIHNPYANETGQPELLYRTGDLVRCNDDGLITYAGRLDDQIKIRGFRVELGEIERQLEALDDVTQALVTIRARSEGDKQLVAYIELNAGCEQVDPRGQTQALATALAAQLPAYMIPAAFVLVQEWPLTRNGKIDRQALPEPDFSLMQADYVAPANELEDQLVAIWSELLNLPPEQISTGANFFELGGHSLLVMKLLQQLNQRLEIELQIADLYRCENIQQIAGFIGSVQAIHNQAEPQCEDNDEFEDFEL, from the coding sequence ATGGAAAATATCAAACAGCTACTCGTTGAGCTCGAGCAGGCGGGGATCCGGTTATTTTTGCAGGATGGGGCATTAAAGTCCAAAGCCAAAAAAGGGGCCATCACGGTCGATATCGCAAAGCAGATCAAACAACATAAAAGTGCCATTATTGACGCGTTGGCTCAGTACACTGAAGCTTCAGTCGTGAGCCCGGTGGCGCGTCGTGAAGATCTCAGCAGTTACCCGCTATCATTTGCACAGCAGCGTCTGCATACACTGGATCAAATTCAGGGCGGCTCCAGTGAATACCACATGCCGATGGTGTTCAGACTCACAGGTCAGATTGATGTTGCGCTGATAGAGCGTGTGTTCCGCGAGATAGTGACACGTCATGACGTACTCAGAGCGGTGTTTCGCCAGTCTGAACAAGGCGTGCAGCAGTTATTGCTTGACCCGCAAGACTTTTGTGTGACGCAGGAGTCCGTGACGACACAGGATGACGCGGCCGGGATTGAACAGTTTATTAATGATGCGGCCGGACAGCCATTTAATCTGGCTCAGGACTTTATGTTACGGGTGCGCTTTTTAGCCTTGAATGCGGATGATGCCGGGGTGTTGTTTATCAACATGCACCATATCGCCACCGACGGCTGGTCCATGGACATACTGATCCGGGAATTCTTCGCGCTTTACCATGCTTATGGCTATGGCCAGCCAAACCCGCTTCCCGAATTAACCATTCAGTACGCCGATTATGCCCAGTGGCAGCGCGACTGGCTTCAGGGCGAGGTGCTGCAAACTCAGCTCAATTATTGGCAGCAACAGCTGGCTCAGTTGCCCCGGGTGCATGCGCTGCCTCTCGATTTCCCAAGGCCTGATGTCAAAGCTTATCAGGGAGAAGTAGTGTCACAGCCGCTCAGTGCCGAGCTGTGTCACAAGCTGGCAGCGCTTGCCCGGCGTTATGAACTGACCCCGTTTATGCTGATCCACGGTGCGCTGGCGCTGGTCTTGTCTCGTAACAGTAACCACCATGATATTGTGATTGGCACACCGGTGGCCAACCGTCGTCAGGTTGAGCTGGAATCTTTGATTGGCTTTTTTGTCAATACGCTGATCCTGAGAGTGGACACGCAGGACCAGCCACTAACGGATTATCTGGCACAATTAAGACAAGTACACCTGGATGCTCAGTCGCATCAGGATCTGCCATTCGAAAAACTGGTTGAGGTACTAAAAGTCCCTCGCAGTACCGCGCACAGTCCGCTGTTTCAGATCATGCTGACCACCAATTCAGACTATGGCGTGAGTGAACCCCATTCAGACACCACCGAGCTGGCGGGGTTATCTATTACCCCAATGACCGGCAGCGGTGCGACAACCAAGTTTGATCTGGATATCAATGCCTCAATGAGTGATGAAGGCGGCGTCATTGAATGGACGTATGATGTGACTCTGTTTAGCCGCGAACGCATTGAAACTCTGGCGAGGCATCTGGATAACACGCTGATGTTTCTGACGGAACTGGATACCGACGGGGCGGCCAATATTTCAGCTATTACTATGTTGACTGAGCCGGAGATTGAGCAGCTTAGTCAGTTTAATAATAACGCCATTGATTATCCGCAAGGGCTCTGTATTCATGAGCTGTTTGAGGCTCAGGCAGAGCAAAACCCCGAGCGCCGCGCCGTACAACATGGCGCGACGTCACTGAGCTATGGTGAACTCAATGCCCGGGCAAACCAGCTGGCGCATTATCTGAGATTTGAACACCATATCAGTCCGGATTGTCCGGTGGGCGTTTGCCTGGAGCGTGGCGTGGACATGGTCGTCGCAATGCTGGCGATTCTCAAGGCCGGTGGTGCCTATGTGCCGCTTGACCCGGCGTATCCGTCAGAGCGACTGGCTTATCTGATTGAAGATGCCAGCCTGAGTGTCGTCCTGACCCAGCAAAGTCTGACTAACACGGTGGCGCTGCCGGGTGCACAAGCAGTGATGCTGGACGATTTGGTTGCCCAAGGCAGTGCTTTCTCTCATTACTCCACCGCGAACATTGGCCGCAATGAAAGCGGTGTGACGGCGCAACATCTGGCTTATCTGATTTATACCTCAGGCTCTACCGGTAAACCCAAAGGGGTGATGATTGAGCACCGCAATACGGTGGCCATGTTGTACTGGGCCCGTGCCGCTTTTAACGATGAGGCGCTGCGCCGGGTGCTGGCTTCGACCTCGCTGAACTTTGACTTGTCTGTCTATGAAATCTTCCTGCCGCTGAGCTTTGGTTTTGAAGTCGTGGTGGTTAAAAATGCCCTGACGCTGGCGGATGAGCAGCTGGACATCAGTTTGATCAACACAGTACCGTCTGCGATGAAGGCACTATTGGATGTCGGTGCATTGCCCGACAGCCTGACGACCGTCAACCTGGCCGGAGAGCCGTTAACCGCGCAGCAAGTGAATCAGATTTTTGCGGCTTTGCCAGATGCTGAAGTGTGTAACTTGTATGGTCCATCGGAAGATACTACGTATTCAACCTGTGCGCGTTTTATCGGGCAATTAACGTCCGTCCCCGACATTGGTCACGTGATAGCGAACAGCCAGGCCTATGTGTTAGGCAGTGCGATGGAGCTACTACCAGTTGGGTGTGTTGGAGAGCTTTATCTGGGCGGTGCAGGCGTCGCGCGGGGTTATCTGAACCGACCCGATCTGACCGAGGAGCGCTTCATTGCCAACCCTTATTATCAGGCAGGCGAACACGATAACAGCCCACGCTTGTATCGCACAGGGGATTTAGTGCGTTATCGCCAGGACGGGCGACTGGAGTTTATTGGCCGCAGCGATGATCAGGTGAAGATCCGAGGTTTCCGTATTGAGCTGGGTGAGATTGAGCATCGCCTCAATCAGCTTGAAGACATTGCGCTGTCGCAGGTCTTGGCGCGCACGCTGGCTGATGGTCAGCAGCAACTGGTGGCCTATATACAGCCTTGTCTCACATGTGAGACAGCGCAGGATGAGACGCAGCAGGCAAACTGGATAGCCGACATTAAAACGCGTCTGGGGCAACAACTGCCAGCCCATATGGTGCCAGGTCTGTTTGTGGTGATGCCACAGTGGCCGCTGACACCAAATGGCAAAATTGATAAAAAAGCCCTGCCCGCGCCCGATGCACTGCAACAAAGCAGTGCCCAATACGTTGCGCCAGAAACAGAGCTGGCCTGCTTGCTGGCAGGTTTATGGGCTGAACTGCTGGGGCTGGAACAGGAGCAGATCAGTGCCACCGCCAATTTCTTTGAGCTGGGTGGGCATTCACTGTTGATTATGCAACTGCTGGCCAAACTCCAGCAGCACAATCTTAATAGCAGCGCGCAACAGCTATTCCAGGCTAAAGACCTGGCCGCGATGGCCGCCGTTATTGATGAGGCTGATGACGCGTTTGCCATCCCTGATAATCGCATCCCGGCGCACTGTGAGGCCATCACACCTGAGATGCTGACGCTGGTAACGCTGGAACAACCTGAAATAGAGGTCATTGCAGCGGCTGTGCCTGGCGGGATGCGCAATATTCAGGATATCTATCCATTAGCACCGCTTCAGGAAGGGGTGCTGTTTGTGCATACTCTCAATCCGGAGCATGACCCGTATGTCACCACTGCTAGTTTTGAGTTTGCCTCAGCAGACAAGCTGGCCGGGTTTGTGGCGCAGCTAAATTGGTTAGTGCAGCGTCATGATGTGCTGCGTACCGCAGTGTTCTGGCGAGGCCGGGAGCAGGCGATGCAGGTGGTGCTACGTGAAGCGACATTACCTGTGACTGAGCTGGCACTGAGTGGGGACGATCTCAAAGCACAGTTTGCCCGCTATGTGGCAAGCGGACCACATGGCTTTGACCTGGAATCAGCACCGCTGATCCAGCTAGTCACCAGCCCGCAAGACGAGCAGGGGCGCACCTATGCCATGCTCAAGTTCCATCATTTGATTACGGATCATGTTTCTTTAGAGATCCTGATGAATGAACTCGAAGCTGATGATGTGCAGACACTGCCCGCGCCTTTACCGTATCGAGAATTTATCGCCCGCTCTATGGCGCAAAGCGCGCTGCTGGATACGGCCGAGTTTTTTACTGAATTACTGGGCGACATCGACACCCCAACTCTGCCGTTTGAACTGGCTCAGGTGGCAGGCGATGGCAACGCGGTGGTTGAATATACTCAGTCTTTAAGTGCCGCACAATCTGAGCTGATCCGCACCTTAAGTAAGCGTCATCAGTGCAGCCCGGCGGCTGTGTTCCATCTCGCCTGGGCTCAGGTTTTAAGTGCCTGTTGTGGCCGCGACGAAGTGGTGTTTGGCACTGTGATGTCAGGCCGGATGAATGGTATGGCTGGCATCGAGCGGATGATGGGCATGCTTATCAACACCTTACCTATTCGCGTGTCTTTAGGTCATCAGGCTGCCCATGTGGCACTGAAACAAGTCAATGATGCGTTGCGGGCGCTGCTACCCTATGAGCAGGTTTCGCTGGCCGAAGCACAAAGTTACAGCGGGATTGACGGTAATACGCCTTTGTTCAGCGCGATTCTAAATTATCGTCATTCAGCGACTCATGCAGCTCCTGAACAAGCTCAGGAACAAGCCGACCCGGGCATTGCCTTGCTTAGCACCCGTGAGCGCACCAATTATCCGTTTGATTTGTCAGTGAATGACCTGGGTGAGGGAGACAGTTTCAGTCTCGATTATCAGATTGAGCAAAGTGTACCGGCAACGCGGATCGCTGCGCTGATGGAGACGGCGCTGAGTGCACTGCTCACGGCGCTGGATGAACACTCTGAGCAAGCCGTCGCAACCCTGGCTGTATTGAGCAAGCCTGAACTGACTATGCTGGATAGCTGGCAAAGTCATGATGCCGATTATCCGCGTAGTGCTTGTATTCATGACGTGTTTGAGCTGCATGCCAAAGCCACACCGGATAGTATTGCCGTGCAATTGGACAATGAGACGCTCAGTTATGCACAGCTAAACGCCAAAGCCAACCAGCTGGCGCGTTACCTGCGTGAAGCACATCAGGTGAGCGCAGGTACTCTGGTCGGATTGTGCATTGGCCGTTCGGTCGACATGTTAATTGCCAGCTTAGCCATACTCAAAGCGGGCGGTGCCTATGTTCCGCTGGACCCGAACTATCCGCAGTCGCGACTGGCGTATATGTTAGAGGACACGCAGCTGACGGTGATATTGACTGAGCAGGCACAGCAACAGACGCTGGCTTTCAGTCCGCTAAGCAAAGTTGTGCTGGATGATGCACACAGCGCCTGGTCAACTCTGGGCGATGGAGATTTGCCACGCGCTGTCGGGCTGACACCGCAATCGCTGGCATACGTGATTTATACTTCAGGCTCCACAGGCACACCAAAGGGGGTTATGACACCTCATCGTGCTGTTAACCGTCTGGTTCACGCGCCGAATTTTATGACGCTGAACGCAGACACTGTTTTTTTGCAAAGCGCCAATATTGCCTTTGATGCCGCGACGCTGGAGATCTGGGGGCCACTATTGAATGGTGGGCGTTGTGTCTTGTATCCGGATAGCCTGATCACTCTTGAGGGACTGAATGCTGTATTGAGTACGCAGGGGATCACAGCGTTGTGGTTGACCTCTGGTCTGTTTACAGAATGGAGTAAGGTCTGTGGTGAGCTAGATACTGACAGGCTTGCGTTACAAAGTGTGCTGGCCGGGGGCGATGTCCTGAACCCACAAGCGGTTAGTGCAGTGCAGCAGGCGTTGCCTGAGGTCACGGTGATTAATGGCTACGGGCCGACGGAAAATACCACCTTTACTTGCTGTTATCCAGTACCACGAGATAGCGATATCAGCGCCGGTGTGCCAATCGGCCAGGGTGTCCAGGGTGATAAATTACTGATTTTAACACCGCAAGGTCGCTGGGTGCCGCAAGGCGTGGTCGGTGAGCTGTGTGTGGGGGGAGATGGCCTGGCACTGGGTTATCTGAATCAGCCCGCGCTGAGTAAAGAGCGCTTTATTCACAATCCGTACGCTAACGAAACCGGACAACCCGAACTCCTGTATCGCACAGGTGATTTGGTGCGCTGTAATGATGATGGGCTGATCACCTATGCAGGTCGCCTGGATGATCAAATCAAAATCCGGGGTTTCAGGGTTGAGCTGGGTGAAATCGAACGTCAGCTGGAAGCACTGGATGATGTGACTCAGGCGCTGGTGACTATCAGAGCGCGCAGTGAAGGTGACAAACAACTGGTTGCGTATATTGAATTGAACGCTGGTTGTGAGCAGGTTGACCCTCGTGGCCAAACCCAGGCACTGGCAACGGCCTTGGCCGCTCAATTGCCCGCGTACATGATCCCTGCGGCGTTTGTGTTGGTGCAGGAGTGGCCATTAACCCGCAATGGTAAAATTGACAGACAGGCACTGCCAGAGCCTGATTTTAGCCTGATGCAGGCCGACTATGTTGCGCCCGCCAATGAGCTGGAAGATCAGTTGGTGGCCATCTGGTCTGAGTTACTGAACCTGCCTCCTGAGCAGATCAGCACGGGCGCTAACTTTTTCGAACTGGGTGGCCATTCATTATTGGTCATGAAGTTACTTCAGCAGCTGAATCAGCGACTTGAGATTGAGCTGCAAATTGCCGATTTATATCGCTGCGAAAACATTCAGCAAATAGCCGGGTTTATAGGCTCGGTGCAGGCCATCCACAATCAGGCCGAACCGCAGTGCGAAGACAACGATGAATTTGAGGATTTTGAGCTATGA